One stretch of Buchnera aphidicola (Cavariella theobaldi) DNA includes these proteins:
- a CDS encoding TIGR00645 family protein produces MINIIEKIIYASRWLMFPVYVSLSFGFILLTLKFFQQIVFVVPDILTMSESGLVLVVLSLINISLVGGLLVMVMFSGYENFISRMDIQDDGKRLGWMGTMDVNSIKNKVASSIVAISSVHLLRLFMEAEKISDNKIILCVVIHLSFVLSAFGMAYIDKMSKKK; encoded by the coding sequence ATGATAAACATTATTGAAAAAATCATATATGCTTCACGTTGGCTCATGTTTCCGGTATATGTAAGTTTGTCGTTCGGTTTTATATTGTTAACACTGAAATTTTTTCAACAAATTGTTTTTGTTGTTCCAGATATTTTAACTATGTCGGAATCGGGATTGGTGTTAGTAGTTTTGTCGTTAATTAATATTTCTTTAGTGGGGGGGCTTTTAGTGATGGTGATGTTTTCTGGTTATGAAAATTTTATTTCTAGAATGGATATTCAAGATGACGGTAAAAGATTGGGGTGGATGGGGACTATGGATGTGAATTCAATTAAAAATAAAGTCGCTTCTTCGATTGTAGCCATCTCCTCTGTACATTTATTACGTCTTTTTATGGAGGCAGAAAAAATATCAGATAACAAAATTATATTGTGTGTGGTAATACACTTATCTTTTGTCTTATCTGCCTTCGGAATGGCATATATTGATAAAATGAGTAAAAAAAAATAA